A single window of Gammaproteobacteria bacterium DNA harbors:
- the rplL gene encoding 50S ribosomal protein L7/L12, translating into MAVSKEDILETIGSMSVMEVVDLISAMEEKFGVSAAAAVAAAPMAAAGGAAAAAEEQSEFNVIMTSFGANKVNVIKAVRGITGLGLKEAKDMVEGVPATIKEGVSKAEADDIKKQLDEAGASVEVK; encoded by the coding sequence ATGGCCGTTTCCAAAGAAGACATCCTCGAAACCATCGGCAGCATGAGCGTGATGGAGGTCGTCGACCTGATTTCCGCGATGGAAGAGAAATTCGGTGTGTCGGCTGCCGCCGCCGTGGCGGCTGCGCCGATGGCCGCCGCCGGTGGTGCTGCCGCGGCTGCCGAAGAGCAGTCCGAATTCAACGTCATCATGACCAGCTTTGGTGCCAACAAGGTCAACGTCATCAAGGCGGTCCGTGGCATCACCGGCCTGGGCCTGAAAGAGGCCAAGGACATGGTCGAAGGCGTTCCGGCGACCATCAAGGAAGGCGTGTCCAAGGCCGAGGCAGACGACATCAAGAAGCAGTTGGACGAGGCCGGCGCAAGCGTCGAGGTCAAGTAA
- the rplA gene encoding 50S ribosomal protein L1, whose amino-acid sequence MTKLSKRIKAINEKITPGKLYAAEEGFDLLKQLASAKFKESVDVAVNLGVDPRKSDQVVRSSTVLPNGTGKSVRVAVFAQGANADAAKAAGADIVGFEDLAESIKGGSMDFDVVIASPDAMRIVGQLGQILGPRGLMPNPKVGTVTPNVAEAVKNAKAGQVRYRTDKAGIIHCTIGKVDFEVSALKENLQALLADLNRIRPSTAKGVYMKKVTVSTTMGPGVVLDQATLV is encoded by the coding sequence ATGACGAAACTGTCCAAGCGTATCAAGGCGATCAATGAAAAGATCACCCCCGGCAAGCTGTACGCCGCGGAAGAAGGGTTCGACCTGCTGAAGCAGCTGGCGAGCGCCAAGTTCAAGGAATCGGTCGATGTCGCGGTGAACCTCGGTGTCGATCCGCGCAAGTCCGACCAGGTCGTGCGCAGCTCCACCGTACTGCCGAACGGCACCGGCAAGAGCGTGCGCGTCGCGGTGTTCGCACAGGGCGCCAATGCCGACGCCGCCAAGGCCGCCGGCGCCGACATCGTCGGTTTCGAAGATCTGGCCGAGAGCATCAAAGGCGGCAGCATGGACTTCGACGTCGTCATCGCCAGCCCGGATGCTATGCGCATCGTCGGTCAACTGGGCCAGATCCTCGGTCCACGCGGGCTGATGCCGAACCCGAAGGTCGGTACCGTGACCCCCAACGTCGCCGAGGCAGTGAAGAATGCCAAGGCCGGCCAGGTCCGCTACCGCACCGACAAGGCGGGCATCATCCACTGCACCATCGGCAAGGTGGACTTCGAGGTCAGCGCCCTCAAGGAGAACCTGCAGGCGCTGCTGGCAGATCTGAACAGGATAAGGCCGTCCACCGCCAAGGGCGTTTACATGAAGAAGGTCACCGTTTCGACCACCATGGGTCCGGGTGTGGTCCTGGATCAGGCGACATTGGTTTGA
- the rplK gene encoding 50S ribosomal protein L11 — protein MAKKIQAYIKLQVAAGKANPSPPVGPALGQHGVNIMEFCKAFNAQTQGVEPGLPLPVVITVYSDRSFTFITKTPPATVLLKKATGVESGSARPNSEKVGKVSRAQLEEIATAKMPDLTAADMDAAVRTIAGSARSMGLDVEG, from the coding sequence ATGGCAAAGAAAATCCAAGCGTACATCAAGCTGCAGGTCGCAGCTGGCAAGGCCAATCCGAGTCCGCCCGTCGGTCCGGCGCTGGGCCAGCACGGCGTCAATATCATGGAGTTCTGCAAGGCGTTCAACGCCCAGACCCAGGGTGTCGAGCCGGGCCTGCCGCTGCCGGTGGTCATTACCGTCTACAGCGACCGCAGCTTCACGTTCATCACCAAGACACCGCCCGCAACGGTGTTGCTGAAGAAGGCGACCGGTGTCGAGAGTGGCAGCGCACGTCCCAACAGCGAAAAGGTCGGTAAGGTCTCGCGTGCCCAGCTCGAGGAGATCGCCACGGCCAAGATGCCCGATCTGACAGCGGCCGATATGGATGCCGCGGTGCGCACCATCGCCGGTAGCGCCCGCAGCATGGGTCTGGACGTGGAGGGTTGA
- the rplJ gene encoding 50S ribosomal protein L10 codes for MALSLAEKKTVVAEVAEVAATALSAVAAEYRGLTVGQLTELRKKAREDGVYVRVVKNTLARRAVAGTEFECISPELVGPLVLAFSQADPGAAARVVRDFAKGNDKLIVKFVSVGGQLLAAGDIERLASLPTRDQALAMLMGVMKAPIEKLARTINEVPGKLVRTVAAIRDQKQTAA; via the coding sequence ATGGCACTGAGTCTTGCAGAAAAGAAGACTGTCGTCGCCGAGGTGGCGGAGGTGGCTGCGACAGCCCTGTCCGCAGTGGCCGCCGAGTATCGCGGCCTGACCGTCGGACAACTCACCGAGCTGCGCAAGAAGGCGCGCGAAGACGGTGTGTATGTGCGTGTGGTCAAGAACACCCTGGCACGCAGGGCCGTGGCGGGTACCGAATTCGAGTGCATCTCTCCCGAACTGGTGGGGCCGTTGGTACTGGCCTTTTCCCAGGCCGATCCGGGCGCAGCGGCACGCGTAGTTCGCGACTTTGCCAAGGGCAATGACAAGCTGATCGTGAAGTTTGTGTCCGTAGGTGGCCAGTTGCTGGCGGCCGGGGACATCGAACGTCTCGCCAGCCTGCCGACCCGCGACCAGGCCCTGGCTATGTTGATGGGCGTGATGAAGGCCCCGATCGAGAAGCTTGCCCGCACGATCAACGAAGTGCCCGGCAAGCTGGTGCGTACGGTGGCCGCGATCCGCGACCAGAAGCAGACGGCAGCCTAA